In Pseudomonadaceae bacterium SI-3, the sequence ACTGTTCCTACACCTGTACGAGGCCGCTCTTCGTTTGATCAATGTCAGAAATGTTGCTAGGTTTCTGACATATCTCAAAAGCTAGCCTTCATCATGAAATCCCTTCCCGAGACGATCATCGAGCACAGCAGACTTCTCCCTGAAGGAGGGGCTCTTGCGCCAAAAGAGTTTCTTTATTTGGCTAGCCGAGCGGCGGTGGACCAAGCATTCTCCCGATTAGTCAAAGGCGGGAAGTTGATGCGAGTTTCTCGTGGCCTCTATGTGGCTCCGGTCACCGGTCGCTTCGGCAAACGTGCGCCGGCGACGGAGAAGGTCATCAGCGCAATGGCTTCGAAAAGCCATCAGGTAATCGCGTTGGGCGGTGCCCGTGCGGCGAACGCGCTAGGGCTGACGCAACAGATGTCGATTCGGGAGGTATTTGTCACCAGCGGACGGCCGAGAATCCTGCAGTTAGGCAAGACTCAGGTGAGAATCGAGCATGCGCCACAGTGGCAAGTCGCCCTCGGAGCGACCATTGCTGGCGACGCTGTACGTGCGCTTGCCTGGCTGGGAAAACCTCACGCCCAAGAGACAGTCGCAAAGCTACGCGTGTGCCTGTCGAGTAGCGATTGGCAGATCTTGAAATCGCATAGATCCAACCTTCCTCCATGGATGGCTGAAGCAATTGGGCGCGAAGCGGCCTTCGCTTGAGCAGGACTTCCAATCTACTCGTTTAAATACAGCAAGTTACAGAGCATATATCCTAATTTTTGCTTTTTCTCGGCATGCCCCATCTAAACGTCAGAATCGCTTCATTGCTACAGCTTTTCTTAATTCGGCAATGAAAATGTCCACATTTTAGAAAACCCAAACAAATCATGTAGATAGAAGAGAAGTGAGTGAATTTTTCCTTTATCTCGGCATGACCCCGTGAACGCCCAAAAAATCAGTGCGAGACTATTACGGGTAGGCTGTTTGGGGTGATACACCGCTGTGGTTACATGCCTGCTTCAGGCTGTATCCACTGATGCGGCAGCAGTTGACTGATTTCGCTTGCCCGCTGCGTTGGTAGCCGCATGAGCACGTCCTTCAGGTAGGCGTACGGATCGTGACCGTTGAGGCGTGCTGACTGGATCAGGCTCATGATCGCAGCCGCCCGTTTGCCGCTGCGTAGTGAACCGGCAAACAGCCAGTTCGAGCGCCCCAATGCCCAAGGCCGAATCTGGTTCTCGACCTGATTGTTGTCGATGGGCACGGCTCCATCTTCCAGATAGCGCGTCAGCGCTAGCCAGCGTTTTAGGCTGTAATCCAGGGCTTTTGCCGTGGCTGATCCATTGGGCACCCGATCACGCTGGGCCAGCATCCAGTCATGCAGCGCATCGAGGATCGGTGAAGACTTTTCCTGGCGTATTCGCCAGCGTTCTTCATCGCTCATGTGCCGTGCTTGCCGCTCGATTTCATACAGCCCGGCAATGGAGTGCAGCGCCTGTTCGGCTAACTGGCTTTTGTTCGCTGAGTGCAGATCGAAAAATTTGCGGCGGGCGTGGGCCATGCAGCCAATTTCGGTGATGCCCTGCTCGAAGCTGGCCTTGTAGCCGGCGAAGTCGTCGCAGACCAGTTTGCCATTCCACTGACCCATAAAATTGCGCGCATGCTCACCTGCACGGCTTGGGCTGAAGTCATAGACCACGGCCTTCAGGTCGGCGAAGGGTGTGGTGCAGTATGCCCAGACGTAAGCCCGGTGGGTTTTCTTCTCGCCAGGGGCCAGCATTTGCACGGGGGTTTCGTCGGCATGGATCACGCCTGCGCCAGTACCGCCTCGCGCAGGGCATCGACCAATGGTTGGAGCTGTACGCCGGTTTGTCCGACCCACTGCGCCAATGTCGAACGCGCGATAGCCAGACCCGCACGGCCAAAGATCTTCTCTTGCCGGTACAGCGGCAGATGATCGGCGTATTTGGCCACCATGACATGAGCCAGCAAGCCGGCAGTCGGGATGCCCTTGTCGATCACCTGGGCTGGTACCGGCGCCTGGATCAATGTTTCGCACTGGCGGCAGGCCCACTTGCCACGCACATGCTGTTCGACGGTGAACACGCCAGGCGTGTAATCCAGCTTTTCGCTGATGTCTTCGCCGATGCGTTGCAGCGGGCAGCCGCAGGCGCATTGAGTGTTCTGCGGCTCGTGACGGATCACAGTACGCGGAAACTGGGCTGGCAGCGGCGCGCGCTTGGGCTGTTGGCGGGGTTCAGCCGGAGGATTGAGGGTTTTCAGTTCCGCCTCGATGGCGGCGATGTCCGTGTCGAGCAAATCATCCAGCAGGCTGCCCTGTTCAGGGCTTAGTTGCTCGCTACGCTTGGCGAACTTGTGGCGCTTGAACCAGGCGATTTCGTGGGTGAGCTGCTCGATGATGGTTTGATCACGGTGGATCTTTTTGCCCATCGCATCGACCTGCGTGAGCAACTGGGCGGCCAGTGCGCGCAGTTGCTCAGGTGTTAGTTGGTCGAGATTGGGCAAGGAAGTCATGCCGCTGATTGTGCCAGAGCAGGCGATCCGCGCAGATAAAGCGATAGGCTAATGGCCGGCGCTACAGCATTGTGATCGCACCGGCTGCACCAACCCGCTGCCAGGGTAAACCGAGCACCAAAGCCTGAAGCTGCTCGGTGTCGAGTTCAACTTCCAAGCCGCGGTGGATGCCTGGCCAGTGAAACTTGCCTTGGTTCAATCGCCGCGCGGCCAGCCAGATCCCTACACCGTCATGCACCAACACTTTCATGCGGTTGGCGCGGCGGTTGGCGAACAGATAAGCACAGTGCGGCTTCGCCGCACCGAATACCGCCACTACACGGGCCAATGCGGTTTCGGTGCCGGCGCGCATGTCCATCGGCTCGGTGGCCAGCCAGATGCGATCGATGCGAATCATGCGAGCAGCCCGCGCAGCAAGCGTGTACAGCCTTCGCCGTCCTGCACCGGCCAGTGCACCGACAGACTGCCGGCGTGGTAGGGGATTTCGATTCGTATCGTCAGCTCTTCAGAGCTGGCCTGCTCTGAAGGCAGGATGCCGAGCGGCACCGGGATAAAGCGTGCAGATACGACCGGTAGCGGCTCGCGCTGCTTACGAATCCATTTATGCACCAGGTTGGCATTGAGCCCGTGGCTGAGCGCCACGCCGGCGACGGAAGCACCGGACTGGGCGCACTCTTCGATGACCTGGGCCTTGAAAGCCTTGGGGAATGTACGGCGCTGTCGAGACACGAAACCCTCCAGAAAGTGGCTTGAAATGGTGTCCACCAAAAATAGGTGCACACCATGCCGCTATCTGGAAGAAGCGGGGAGATGGGTTCGGCGGACGGTTACCAAGTAATCGGGCAAGTGCGGTGCCAATGGCACCGGCTCCAATAATGCTAATGCTCATAGGCTTGCTCCTTAGGCAGTAAAGCCGCCGTCGACCATCAGTTCAGCACCGCTGACGAATGAAGCTTCGGGGCTAGCCAGATAAGCGCACTGTCAACGTTGACGATGCGCAGTGGCTACCTGACGCTCCCTATCTTTTGCTAAGGAACTGGGAACTGGCTGAAAAGTGCGCCGTGAACTTTCTCAAAGATTCACTCCATTTGCACGGAAGCGCCGCCGTCGATAAGGCGGAACAACGACAGAGATCGATTGCCGAGGAGTCACGCTATATCGCCTCGACGTTTAATTGAATTGGGGATATTGAATCCTTGTTGTCGCTCACCTGCGAGTTTGAGGCGAGAGCACTCTCAGTTTTTTATTTTGAGCCCCTTCACGGAGTGAGCTCGCTGTTCGTCAAGTGAGTTGTAGTAGGTATTCTGGGTGGTGCTGAGGCTGTTATGGCGAAGATCGGCCTGCAGATCCTTCATGTCCCGATGCGGCGCATCGAAGGTGGCCGATGTGTGTCGCAGCCAGTGCAATGACGCCGAACGCAACTGGTCGATCTCATCGTTGTTCCAACCTTCCTGGGCCATGCGCACCAGGGTACTGTCGAACACTTCTTGCAGAAGAAGCCGGATATGACGGTCGGAAAGGCCGCCTCGACCCTTAAGCGTGCTGATCAACGACGTTTTTTCGTGGGCGGAGGGGAGGGAAGAGAGCTGCAGGTGCCGACGATAACGCACTAGGTAGTTCTGGATGTAATCGTCGCGGATGCTGATCTTCGCCGCCTTGTTTCCCTTACCCACCACATGAAACCACCAGTTACCCATGCTATCGCGGCGGATATCACCCATCGTGGGCCTCCAGTTATCCCGCCCCACCAGATCGGACACCCGTAGATACATGGAAAACAGAGTGGCAACGATGAACAGAGTGCGCTCGTGCAGCGGATTAGCGACAGCCATCTGCTCGGCGGTTTCGATCACATAGCTCCACTGCAACTGAGTCAGTGAGCGAGAAGCGACATCTAGAGTGTTGCGTTGCTTATAGATGGATTTCTGCTTCACCGCCCGGAACGGGTTGACCTCGGTCAGGCCTTCATCAATGGCGTGCTGGAAGAAGCTGCCACATACCGCAAACACCTGGGCCACGGAGCCCTGGGACATGCGATAGGGACGGGAGGGAAGGGTGGCCACGGCCTCTCTGGCGATCTTGCGCTCGCGCTTCGCCACGGTGTGGCTGAAGGGCCGCCATTGCTCATTGATAATGTAGCTGTCAGTGTCGAGTTTCTTGCGGCTGCCCAAGCGCAAGAAGCGGGATTTCACCACAGGACCAATCCAGTCAGACGGTGGATTGAGGCAGAATTCCATGAAAGCTTCGGCGTCTCGTCGACGCAACTCGACGATGGGTTTACCGGCCACTAGCAGGGACCAGAGCAACAGGCGCTCAACATGGGTTCTGTAAGAGTTGTAAGTAGCTTCGTTGCCAGCGTAGGACTTCAGAAAACCCCGGACGGCGCGATACCCCTCAGCCGCCTCAAGCCCATCACCAAAACCAAGGAGGAAGTCCCGAACCACCGGAAGCTCGCCATTGAGGTGGAGGAAGTTGAGTTCGTGAAAGCGATCAAATGTCTCGAAGAACGGTTGGGGACGTTGCGACATAAAAATGGCCAGCCTGGGTAGATGCGCCTAAATAGGTACTCCCCGCCAGTATAGAGTAATATCCGGGTCTGGTGATTATCGGATATCGCGTCTGGATGATGCCATAGGCCCGTGCGAAGATTCGGTAAGCAACTCCTTGGCTGTTTCCCGCATTTGGACCTAGGCAAGGCATTCAGGCTGAACAGGTCTGTGAACGGGCGACCCTAAGTCCGTCTAGATGCAGCTACAACCCCCCGGAACGCGACGACTGGCAAAGCCCTAACCGAAGCATTGCCAAGGTAGGTGGGTGTGAGCTTATCCAGCCTATGGCAATTGGCATCGGTGTATCGCAAGAAATCCGTGGGCCAACAAAACAACTATTCGGGATGCACTGCTTGACGGCCTGAACATCAGATATCCACATCTGCCGCGCTCATACCCCCGAGCAGCGATTACCGCCACGCTAGCTAAGGTCAGCCTGACGGCTCACGTGTGCTTTCTCTCTTTTTTAGTGACTTTAATTTTAAAACTTCAACGAAATCAAAGGTGAAACGGACGCCGCTGTAATTTTCTATGACTTTTCAGATCTCAATGCGATTCTTTTTATGAGCACGTTGCCATGCAGAGCACAAATCGACGTCCCTGTTAGCCACCTTAACGTTCCAGAGATGCAAAAAATCGCTATCTCGACGTGACGCAAAGTCCGTCTTAGGCTGGGGTTCTATGCAAAAAAAGCCTTGTAACCACTGCGGTACGGCGTTCTCCGATTTATTGACTGAAATTGGCGCCAATGGTGACTGACCACAGTAGCCAAAGCGTGGGCGTAGCTGCTGATGAGAGTCCGCTGTATACGGATCGCAAGGTACGCATAATGTATATTATGTTAAACAGTGTATTGAGCAATGTGAGTCATGACATTGCCTTCCGATCCAGCTTCACCTTCGCAGCACACGTCTCCTCTTTTGGGACGACATGTGCGGTTCTCCTTTGTGAGCTACTGGTTTTCCATGACGACACTGCGTATGTCGTCTGCCAGTTGGCGGACGCGTTCTTCACTGGTGTCCCACGAGCACATGAAGCGCGCGCCGCCGACACCGATGAATGTGTAGAACATCCAGCCGCGGCTTCTCAGTGCTTCGAGTGCCAACGGTGGGATGCTGACGAAGACGCCATTGGCCTGCACCGGAAACATTAGTTCTACACCGGGCACGTCGCCGATCAGGCTGGCCAGTAACTGCGCGCAGCTGTTCGCGTGTTTGGCGTATTTCATCCAGGCGCCGCCTTCCAACAAACCTACCCAGGGTGCGGACAAAAAACGCATCTTCGATGCAAGCTGCCCAGCCTGCTTGCAGCGGTATTCGAAATCCTCGGCGAGATCGCGGTTGAAAAACAGGATGGCCTCGCCGACTGCCATGCCATTTTTTGTGCCACCAAAACAGAGCACGTCAACACCGGTTTTCCAGCTTAGTTCGGCCGGTGACAGTCCGAGAAACGCACAGGCATTGGCAAAGCGTGCACCATCCATATGCAGGTGCAGCCCCAGCTCCTTACAGGTGTCACTGATGGCTCGGAGCTCATCCGGCTGGTAGACGGTACCGATTTCGGTGGCCTGGGTCAGGCTGACGACGCGTGGTTTGGGGTAATGGATGTCCTTGCGTTTCAAGGCTATCTCGCGGATGGCCGCAGGCGTCAGCTTGCCCTGTTCGGTTCGCGCCACCAGCAGCTTGGAGCCGTTGGAAAAGAACTCCGGCGCGCCGCATTCATCGGTTTCGATGTGCGCAATGTCGCCGCAGATCACGCTGTGGTAGCTCTGGCACAGCGATGACAAGGCCAGCGAGTTGGCCGCTGTGCCGTTAAAGGCGAAGAATACTTCGCAGTCGGTTTCGAACAGTTGGCGGAAATGGTCAGCCGCACGTGACGTCCATTGGTCGTCCCCGTAGGCCCGGTCATGCCCCTGGTTTGCCCGAGCCATTGCCTCCCAGGCTTCCGGACAGATGCCGGAATAGTTGTCACTGGCGAATTGTTGATTGGCGCTGCTCATCAAAGCCTCTCTATGGATACTGCCTAGCTACTGATTGGCAGGAAAATTACGGTATAGAGCCCAAGCACGCCAAGCGCAAAGACCGATGCGCCAATCCACAAAACCGACAGTGCATCAGCTTGGATTCGCCCGCTTTTTACCCCGCTGGCACTGCGCGTGTAGCGTCGCTGTTGAGTCGTCCAGATGCCCAGCGCAGTGGCTAAGGATAGCGCGACCAACACCGCGACGAAGGTGCCGTGGTAAGGCATCCAGCGCAGAAACAGTGCGCTTACTGTAATCATCGTCAGCAGGGTCCGCCCCCAGGCCAGCGATGTACGTTCGGGTTGCAGACCGGGGTCTTCGTGCAGCGGTGGTGGCGCTGGTTTGGGCTCCAGACGGCGGCGGAAGGAAATATGCATCGGTGATCGATCAGTTGCGTAATGCGACAAAGGCGATCAGTACCAGCGTCACCAGTGTGCCGCCGATGGACAGGATCGGGATCAACAGTGGAAACGGCAACGGCCCCTGGTGACGCATCGCACGCTCGATGGTCAGCCAGCGGAAGCAAGCCGTCGAGCTGATGAACATCGCCAGTAGCAACAGCGAAATCGAGAGGACCTTGCGTATCTCCAGCGGGAAAATTTCGCTGGCAAAGGCCTCGACCGCCACACCACCCGCCAATACCGCCAGGGACGTTCGTATCCACGCCAGAAAGGTCCGTTCGTTGGCCAGGGTAAAGCGCGGATCGGGTTCCGTTCCGCCAGACAGTAACCTGTGACTCCAGCGACTGCGTTCCATTGTGTTGATGCATCTCCCATAGGAATTTACGTAGGTCATTCAAACAGAAACGATGCCGCGCTGCAGGTTCCGTTGAATGTGCGTCGCAGTTCAACTGATGTGGCGGGCACTTGGCATCTAGCACTCTGCAGTGCTGTCAGGACGCAGATCAACGACAGTAGGACGCAGCATGCTAATGTGCTGCGCTCCAAAACAGCTCGGAGATCTCCATGTTGCTTCGCCTGGTAACCCTCGTTGCACTCGGCACGGCATGCCTGTCTGCAACCGCATCCGATCAGAACCATGCTCATCATCAGATGATGGGTGCACCACTTGAGGCCACTCAAGTGTGGTCGCGTGCCATGCCGCCCACCGCACCCACCGGTGCAGTCTATTTCACGTTACAAAACCCAGGCGATTCACCGGATCGGCTGTTAGGCGTGCACACGCCGCGCGCGAAGAAGGCCGAACTGCATACCCATGTGCACGAAGGCGAGATGATGCGCATGAAGCAGATCGATTCGATCGAGGTGCCTGCCGGTGGCCAGGTCGAGTTCAAGCCAGGCAGCAACCACGTCATGCTCTTCGAACTGAGCGCCCCACTCGTGGCTGGCGAACGCTTCCCGCTGACCCTCGAATTCGAGCACGCGGGCGAAGTGACCGTTGATGTGTCCATCCAGGACCAGGCCCCAGAACCAAGCGGTCACGAGCACATGCAGCACTGATCGACCATTACGGACTGCGTTTGGCACAACGGCGATCAGACGAAGTCCGAGCCCGTAACAGGGGCCGATGTTACCGGCCCCCTCTCCTTCTTCTCCCTAACTTGTTCCGCTGCGTTCGGGGTTAGCTGCCACTGGATCGGCAAGCGCGCTGCCGCCAGCTCCGATTGTTTGATCAGATCCCTGTCGGCGTGCGCATGGTGACGAACTCTTCGGCGGCGGTTGGGTGAATGCCGACCGTATCATCGAAGATTCGTTTGGTTGCGCCGGCCTTCAGCGCAACGGCCAAGCCCTGGATGATTTCCCCCGCCTCCGGGCCGGCCATATGGCAGCCCAGGACCTTGTCCGTATCCGCGTCGACCACCAGTTTCATCAGGCTTCGCTCGAGGCTATCGGTCATGGTCTGCTTCATCGGTCGGAAACGGCTTTCGAACAGCACAACCTTGTGGCCTTGTT encodes:
- a CDS encoding integrase, translated to MVRDFLLGFGDGLEAAEGYRAVRGFLKSYAGNEATYNSYRTHVERLLLWSLLVAGKPIVELRRRDAEAFMEFCLNPPSDWIGPVVKSRFLRLGSRKKLDTDSYIINEQWRPFSHTVAKRERKIAREAVATLPSRPYRMSQGSVAQVFAVCGSFFQHAIDEGLTEVNPFRAVKQKSIYKQRNTLDVASRSLTQLQWSYVIETAEQMAVANPLHERTLFIVATLFSMYLRVSDLVGRDNWRPTMGDIRRDSMGNWWFHVVGKGNKAAKISIRDDYIQNYLVRYRRHLQLSSLPSAHEKTSLISTLKGRGGLSDRHIRLLLQEVFDSTLVRMAQEGWNNDEIDQLRSASLHWLRHTSATFDAPHRDMKDLQADLRHNSLSTTQNTYYNSLDEQRAHSVKGLKIKN
- a CDS encoding low specificity L-threonine aldolase, producing MSSANQQFASDNYSGICPEAWEAMARANQGHDRAYGDDQWTSRAADHFRQLFETDCEVFFAFNGTAANSLALSSLCQSYHSVICGDIAHIETDECGAPEFFSNGSKLLVARTEQGKLTPAAIREIALKRKDIHYPKPRVVSLTQATEIGTVYQPDELRAISDTCKELGLHLHMDGARFANACAFLGLSPAELSWKTGVDVLCFGGTKNGMAVGEAILFFNRDLAEDFEYRCKQAGQLASKMRFLSAPWVGLLEGGAWMKYAKHANSCAQLLASLIGDVPGVELMFPVQANGVFVSIPPLALEALRSRGWMFYTFIGVGGARFMCSWDTSEERVRQLADDIRSVVMENQ
- a CDS encoding DUF202 domain-containing protein: MERSRWSHRLLSGGTEPDPRFTLANERTFLAWIRTSLAVLAGGVAVEAFASEIFPLEIRKVLSISLLLLAMFISSTACFRWLTIERAMRHQGPLPFPLLIPILSIGGTLVTLVLIAFVALRN